From Scytonema millei VB511283:
ACATTAAGGATGAAAATGTAGCTACTAATATTGCCAATCGACTACAAGAAGAATTAACTCGCTCTTTCAATCTCAGCGGGAACGAAGTTTTTACTAGTGCTAGTATCGGCATTACTCTCAGTACTTTTAATTACGAACGCCCAGAAGATCTACTCCGCGACGCAGATATAGCCATGTATCGCGCTAAAGCTACAGGTAAAGCTCGCTACGAAGTCTTCAATACGACCATGCACACGCGAGCCGCTGCGCTCTTACAATTAGAAACTGACTTGCGACGTGGACTGGAACGACGAGAATTTCAATTATATTATCAGCCAATTGTTTCGCTGAAAACAAGTGCGATTACAGGTTTTGAAGCACTTATTCGCTGGCAACATCCACAGCGAGGATTAGTTTCCCCAGCCGAATTTATTCCAGTAGCAGAGGAAACAGGTTTGATCGTTCCGATTGGCTGGTGGGTACTACGAGAAGCGTGCCGTCAGTTGAGTGCTTGGAAGATACAATTTCCTGAATATCAATCGTTAGTCATGAGTATCAATCTTTCTGCCAAGCAGTTTACTCAAACTAATTTAGTAGAAGAAATTACTGAAATTCTACGGGAAACAGACGTACCTGCAAAAAGTTTAAAACTGGAAATTACAGAAAGCGTGATTATGGATAATGCCGAAATAGCAACCACAATGTTGTTTCAGTTACAATCTCTGGGAATTCAACTCTCGATCGATGACTTTGGTACAGGTTACTCGTCGTTAGCCTATTTATATCGCTTTCCTACTCATACTTTGAAAATCGATCGTTCTTTTATTAATAAGATTGATATCGACAGCGAACAATTTGAGATTGTACGTACTATTGTCACCCTTGCAGCTAATTTAGGTATGGATGTGGTAGCTGAGGGAGTAGAAACCTTAAAACATTTAGCTCAACTCAAAGCACTCAATTGCGGCAGCGGACAAGGATATCTCTTCTCAAAACCAGTCGATAGCCAAATGGCAGCAAAATTGTTACAAGAGCAGAATATAGTTGTAGATACAATACCAATATGATTTGGCGTTTTGAAAGCCTAGTGTTGCCACAAAACGAAATTCACGTTTGGCGTGCTAGCCTCGGCTCAAACTTAACATATTTGCAGCAATTAGTTAAAACCTTATCTGTTGATGAATTAGATCGAGCGAATCGCTTTCATTTTGAAACAGACAGAAACCGTTTTATTATCGGTCGCGGCATACTCAGAAGCATTCTTAGTTACTATTTGGATATTGAACCACACCAATTACAGTTTTGTTACGGCAGTCATGGTAAACCAGCATTGAAGACGTGTGACTTACTGCATTTTAATTTATCTCATTCCCAAGACTTAGCTTTGTATGCTTTTACGCGCGATCGCCAAATTGGGATTGACTTAGAATACATCCGCCATATACCTGGATTAGAGCAAATCGTTGCTCAATTCTTTTCACCTAGAGAACGCGCAACTTTTCTCGCCCTTCCTTCCAGCCAACAGCCAGCAGCCTTTTTTCACGGTTGGACTTGCAAAGAAGCTATCCTCAAAGCACTGGGAGATGGGTTGTCACTTCCTTTAAACCAATTTGATGTTTCACTGCTGCCAGATCGACCTGCCCAACTACTCAGTATAAACGGCGATCGCGCTGCCGCAGAGCGATGGTTGCTTCAGTCGTTTATCCCAGCTTCCGACTATGTTGCAGCTATGGCAATTGAGGGACATGACTGGAAGGTGAAATGCTGGCAGTGGCAAGGATTGCAGGTTAAAGACAGAGATGTCATTCTGCCTCTTTGTGAAGATGCAAGCTTTGACTGGCATTGTCAAGTTTATGGAGACAGCCAGTCGTAGAATTCTAAGATTCTTGCTGTTAATTTTCAACTAGATTTCGGCGATCGCCCCAAATATGCATTAATGTCGTTGTACTGGTTCTCTCGCAATATCTATTCGATCTGCAATTTTTTTGCCTCGATAACGGTAGCGCCACATGACGAAGCCAGTAACAAACAGAATTAGGGGTGCAAGTCCGACAAATACGTAAAGAATCCGGCTGGGTAGTCCCCAAAACGTGCCGTAGTGCAAAGGCGTAAAAGATCCGAGGACTGGCGTATCAATAAAATCTAATTCACCCACATTGAGAGCGCGGGCTTTCTGAGTGCCTGGGATGTCGAATATAGCCGGATCTGGAACAGCTCTGTAGCTCTGCGTATCATTGAAACGATTAAATGTAAATTGCAAGCGTTGCTCGTCAGTTATATCTATCCCGACTTTCCCTAAAGCATTGATAGTAGTGCTGTTGCTAGCATCGGAGTCGAAAATCGGAATGCGATCGCCCTCAGCATCAAACCAATCACCAGTGGTTGTCAAGCCAAGATTGAGGATGTAATCAACATTGCCCTCAGCACCAGAAATTCCCTGCTGAAAGTTGTAGCCAAAACTATCTGATGGATGCGTGGTAGAAAAATTAGTCCCAATTTCAGTAGTAGAAGTAAATTCCTCTTGCGGTCTGCGAGTAATGAAGTTAATCACCCCACCACTTGCCCCTTCACCGTAAATCGCAGAAGGACCCCGCACCACTTCAATTCGTTCGAGCGCTCCTGGGTCGATCGTTCTTAAGTCTCTACCAAAGCCTGTAGTAAAGTTACTACTTACAGGCACGCCATCAATCAAAACTAATGGATTGCGTCCCCGCAATGTTGGCGCGTAGTACTGCTGTCTGGGTGGTGTTAGATCAGGAACGAGTTTGCTGAGGATCTCGCCCAAATCTCTACTATTCGCTGTTTGTTTTTCAATTTGTTCGCGGTTAATCACCGTTACGCTACGAGGTACATCTTCGATCTGTTCTTCTGTCTGAGTGGCTGAAACGACTATTTCCTGTTCTTCCCCTTCCGCTGGTGTCTCTGGTTGTGCTGCATTTGGGGTAACTTCTGGTTTTGGCGGTTGAGCTGGAGTTTCTGCTGCTGGAGGAGTTGCCGTTGCTGGCGGTTGAGCCGCAGTTGTTGTAAATGTCGTTGCACTCAAAACCAAACCCTTTTGGCTTTGTCGTACCTGTACTTTCGGTAATTCTGTCTCGCCAGTCACAACAATACGGAGACTATTAGCTCCAGTCTCGCTGACTGTCACGGCTGCAATTCCCTTTACGGGGTTTATTTGTCGTAAATTATTTCTATCTGAAATTTGTAATTGAGTATTGACAAGATTAGCAACAAAAGTTTTGCCAAAACTAGATGTGAAAACTTGCGGCGACTCGTCATCTGTCGTTTTTAAGACAATCTCTGCTCCTGATGCTGTCGGCTGAATTTCTACAGCAGTTACCTTGACTATATCAGCCCTTACTGGCTGTGCTGCAATAGTCACAACAATTCCAGTCAGTCCCACACAACTGACCAAATGCATTTTATTCACACTATGTCCTCACGCAAAGCTACAGTAATTCGATACAGCTCAAGCGCAAGCTACAGGCTGAATTACTGAGTTTTCAATCTATCTTCAACTAGAAAAGTTTGTCATTGTTAATGCGATTTACTAGCATTAAGTTTTAAGTATTTCACAACTGCTGCGAAAACAAGTGTTTTTTTATACAAAAATTCAAGATTGGGCAATTTAAAAGTCTAAAACCGATCGCAATTTGCGATCGGGTTTAAATGCATTATTAGCCTTAGTTCTAGTTGAGGACGAATCGCACTCTTAGCACGACGCGCCTTCCTCTTTTTAGGTCGTTATACTTCCAACGAGTTACCTGCTTGAGAGCTGCCGCATCTAAGTCTGCATCACCACTAGACTGTACTAACTGCGGGTTACTAACATTCCCGTCTCGATCGACAAAGAAAGCAACTTTGGGAGTGCCTTCCACTCCCCGCCTTCTAGCACTGGCTGGATATCTAGGCTCGGGACAACGGCGACAACTGAGAGTGTTGGAACCACTATCACCCGTTTCTCTAGGCTGTCTGACAGTCCTCGGTCCTGCTGCTACAGGAGTTCTGTTAGTATTACTAGGTGCTACAGAGGGTGCTTGAGGATTGCCTCTACCAGTTAAGACTTTTGTTTGTTCTGCCCTATCGCTCCTGAGATTCGATAGTTGACTTCTCAGCTGGGGATTAGGTGTAGCTACTGGAGATGGGGCAGGCGCGGGCGGCGGAGTCACAGCGCGCGGTACGGGCTTGGGTGTAGCCTTAATAACTTTTGGGGGGGGCGACTGGCGTACTACTCGTTGAGGCTGTCTGACTCTAGGCTGTTGTACCCGCCGTGGCTGCGGTTTTGGTTTTGGTGGTTCTGGTTTAGGTTCTGGCTTCTTGACCTCCGGTTTTTTAGGAGGATCGACGATAACAACTTCTATAGGTTTTGGCTGGGTGAAATTCCTTTGCCATAATTTATCAATACCTGCATATAGCAGACCGACATGCAAAGCTATGGAACCAACCAAGCTACAAGCTAAAAGAGTCTTCAGCGATCGCGCTTCTTTCTCTCGCTGCTGGATAGCAATATTATCAGAACCCATAGAAAATAGTTGCCAACAATTTTCATTAACTCTCGTTAGATTATGATGTTACGTTCCCCGTGTCAAGGGGTAATCAGTTGTCAGTGACTAGTGACTAGTGGCTAGTGGCTAGAAAAGATTCTAGTCACTAGCCACCAGCCACCAGCCACTTAACAAATGACCAATTCATTTCAATAAGTCTGCATCGCCTGGTTTTGGTTGAGAAAAGGTTGTTGGTTGTTGGTTGTTGGTTGGTGGTTGTTGGTTAGTGGTGGGAGGTGTGGAGGTTTCGGGAGTAAAGACATTAACTAGACTCTGTACCAAAGCATCCCGTTGCGTGCGATTGAGGCGGTTAATTGCAGCGCGATCGCCTTCTAGGGGATTTTGATGTAAGGTTTTTGCCCCTGAATACGTAGTGTCTTGAATGAGTTCGTTTGCACCTAAATAATCTGCTAGGGTTAATTTCCAATCTAGACGGTAGTTGGGCGCTCGACCTTTGACATAAACGTGATACTCAATTAAGCGGTTGACAAGAGTGCTATCTGAATTAACTTTTCCTGACTCTCTACTAACATATTTATTCTCTAGTGGAAGATTGGGTAGTTGTTTGTAAACTGGCTTCCAAGCGTCGCGGATGTCAGCTGCGGGTGGTTGTTGGGCAATTGCTGGTAAACTCAGAGCGATCGCGATTAAGATCCCCCCAACCCCCCTTAAAAAGGGGGGCTTTGCTTCCTTAGTCTTATAGATCCCTCTCGATCTTCCTTGAAAAGGGGGACTTTGAGTCATATTCTCCCCTTGTTTAATCAGGGGGGCTAGGGAGAATCCAGTTCCCCCCTTTTTAAGGGGGGCGAGGGGGGATCTAAAACGTAAGCTGAATCTCATATTTTTAGAATTCGACAACAACTGGTGTATGGTCGCTAGGCTTAGGTAGCTTCCGTGGTGTGGGATCGATCCAACACGCGATCGCCTGCTGGTACAATTCTGGCGATAAGTATAGATGATCGATCCGCCAACCTAAATTGCGGCGGAATGCTGCGGTGCGGTAGTCCCACCAGCTATAGTGTCCGCCTTCTGCGATAAATTTGCGAAAGGCATCGGCAAACCCTAGTGCTAAAATCTCCCGCAAGGCTTGACGTTCTGGTTCTGATGCCATAATTTGACCTGTCAGCTTGTCTGGATCGTGCAGATCTCGCTCGTCGGGAGCAATATTAAAATCACCGCAAACACACATTGCCGGAGAAACGAGCAATTGCGATCGCAAATATTCCCGCAGGACTTTTAACCACCCTAACTTATAATCATATTTTTCACTACCCACTGCCGCACCATTAGGGACGTAAAGATTAACGATGCGGACGCGATCGAGCGTACCTGTAATAACTCGCTTTTGCTCGTCTAAAGCTACGAGTAACTCAGATTCTACACTACCGCTCTCTACTAACAGTGGTGCAAACCCAGTACTCACGTCTTGTAACGGCTGTTGGCAGAGGATAGCAACGCCGTTATAGGACTTTTGCCCAGAAGTGTATACATAGTAACCTAGATGCTCGAAGGGCGATCGCGGAAAATCTGCATCTACGACTTTGGTTTCTTGTAAACACAGTACATCTACTGGAGTTTGTCTTAACCAATCTATCACCTGCTCTAGGCGGGTACGAACCGAGTTCACATTCCAAGTGGCAATCTTCATGTATTAGGAGTCATAAGGGCAGATTATCCGTGCTGCCTGTAGCTAGTACAAGTATCTCATTGTTAAAATACGCCCGTACAGGAGTCAGGAGAAAAGAAGAATTTAGAATTTACAATTATATTCCCCTGCAAGAGCTTCTCTTGCTTTTCTTAATGACATATCTACTTACCAAAATGCAAATTGTGAATTATATGAATCGTTCATAAGTTAAACATCAATACCAAAATCCAAACATCAATAATTGGTATTCTATAATGATGAGATGAAGAAATCCTGTGGTCGTTTAACACAGTAATCGCGTTTTTTGTATTGTCGATCGCAGTAGTTTCAGTAGTCAGAAATACTTTAGCTTTTTCCTTCTTGCGATAGAAACCACATTTAAATAAAGCAACTACAATATTTATCCAATGTGAGATTAAGAGCTGAAGTAAATAAGTGTTCATTAGGTTTTGGATAGAGCAGAAGACTAATTACTGGGTAGAATTCATCACCATAAAGCCTCGTTGCATTTATTATTTTGTACTTTTCCAAGCCTGCAATGAAGCAAAGCAGCTCATCCAGGCTACATTGAAGACCCTTAGAAGAGCTGCTCTTGCTTTTTTAATTACAAGCCTATTTACTAAAATGGAGAAGATGAATTATATTAATCGTTGTTACCTTAAATATCGATATCAAAAGTTAAATGTCAAAATTTAGTATTGTTTAGCAATTGTCTGAAAAAGTCTGTTGTCTCCTAGCACAAAAGTCACTTTCTTTTGTATTCTCGATTGCAGTAGGCTTAGTAGTTAGAATATCTTTCTGCTTTCCTCCTTCTTACGAAAGAAGCCACACATAAGAACTGAAGTCACTAAAACATTCATTCAATATGAAATTAATAGACCAGATTAAACAAGTATTTGCTGGGTTTAGGGTAGCGCAGGAGACTGATTGGTGGGTAGAAATCATTACAACGAAGCCTCACTGCACCTATTATTTTGGACCTTTCTCAAGCCACGATGAAGCAAAAGCAGCTTATCCAGGCTACGTTGAAGACCTTGATGGCGAAGGCGCGCAAGGAATTGCAATCGTTATCAAGCGCTGCCAACCTACGGAGTTAACCATTTGTGACGAAGAGGAAATACAGGATAACTAGACAGTTGGGAGCCAATCGCTATCGCTACTCAAGGCTCACTTTGTTCCGAATTGAAGTGAGACTTTGAATAATTAAAGGAATGGCACTAATAAATATCAAACTGGATACAAATAAACCAACTGCGCCATCTACCCATAACCAATGCATGAGCCAGATAGCGATCGCTGCTACAATTACGCCGATCGAACTAATTAAATCTGCCAAAATATGCAGAAAAGCACCTCGGACGTTGAGATCGTGATGGCTGCTGTCGTGCAGTAAAAAGACATTAAACCCATTGACTCCCAAACCTACCCCAGCAGTTACCAACATCGGTAAACTGAGGATTTCTGTCGGTGGAGACTGGAGGCGAGAGACAGATTCAATTGCAATCCAAACGGCGATTGCTACCAGTCCCAAACCATTGAGTACAGCGGCGATAGCTTCGATCCGCATATGGGCAAAATTTTCTCCTTTAGCTGCTTGTCGCTGTACAAACCAGGCTGCTAGCAGTGATAAAGCCAAAGCAAAGCTATCTGACAGCAAATGACCGGATTCAGCTTGTAAAGCTAAACTATGACTCCAATAGCCAACACCAAACTCAATTGCGGCAAAACTGGCGATCGCGATGAGTGCCGTCCATAATAATTTAATTTTGCGATCGTAGTTGCTCAGTGTATGACAAGTGCAGCCGTGGATATCATTATGAGAATGACCATGATGAGAATGAGAATTAAGCATAGAGGATTGGCGAACTATAACTTGCGTATAATTTGTGAATTGTAATTTGTGAATTGTAATTTGTAATTAGTAATTCTATGTAGATGAGCTGTAGGGGCATACAGATGTACGTCCCTATGAGTTGACTTTGGCTGGATTTCTGGCTGAATTACTTAGTAGAGAACAACTGCTTGGGGATCGTTCCGTGAATCCCTTTCACAATATCTACTACCTGAGAAACATCAAAATCAATTGCCGCACTACCTAGCATCAGGGCATCTTGTTTTGTCATGCCATACTTCTCATTGGCAATTTGCAAGTATTCTCTGACAGATTTTTTCATGGCTTCATCCAGATCTTTGTCCAATCCGACAGCAATCCAAGCATCCTTTGTTTCTCCCATTGGGGTTGTTAACTTCATATCTTTATGCAAGATGAATTCAAACGTGGGAGTTAAGGAACACTCGATCGCCGTCAAAGCAACTTCACCATTTGCTTGAGCGCAATGG
This genomic window contains:
- a CDS encoding 4'-phosphopantetheinyl transferase family protein, which codes for MIWRFESLVLPQNEIHVWRASLGSNLTYLQQLVKTLSVDELDRANRFHFETDRNRFIIGRGILRSILSYYLDIEPHQLQFCYGSHGKPALKTCDLLHFNLSHSQDLALYAFTRDRQIGIDLEYIRHIPGLEQIVAQFFSPRERATFLALPSSQQPAAFFHGWTCKEAILKALGDGLSLPLNQFDVSLLPDRPAQLLSINGDRAAAERWLLQSFIPASDYVAAMAIEGHDWKVKCWQWQGLQVKDRDVILPLCEDASFDWHCQVYGDSQS
- a CDS encoding TonB-dependent receptor plug domain-containing protein, with the protein product MHLVSCVGLTGIVVTIAAQPVRADIVKVTAVEIQPTASGAEIVLKTTDDESPQVFTSSFGKTFVANLVNTQLQISDRNNLRQINPVKGIAAVTVSETGANSLRIVVTGETELPKVQVRQSQKGLVLSATTFTTTAAQPPATATPPAAETPAQPPKPEVTPNAAQPETPAEGEEQEIVVSATQTEEQIEDVPRSVTVINREQIEKQTANSRDLGEILSKLVPDLTPPRQQYYAPTLRGRNPLVLIDGVPVSSNFTTGFGRDLRTIDPGALERIEVVRGPSAIYGEGASGGVINFITRRPQEEFTSTTEIGTNFSTTHPSDSFGYNFQQGISGAEGNVDYILNLGLTTTGDWFDAEGDRIPIFDSDASNSTTINALGKVGIDITDEQRLQFTFNRFNDTQSYRAVPDPAIFDIPGTQKARALNVGELDFIDTPVLGSFTPLHYGTFWGLPSRILYVFVGLAPLILFVTGFVMWRYRYRGKKIADRIDIAREPVQRH
- a CDS encoding energy transducer TonB, giving the protein MGSDNIAIQQREKEARSLKTLLACSLVGSIALHVGLLYAGIDKLWQRNFTQPKPIEVVIVDPPKKPEVKKPEPKPEPPKPKPQPRRVQQPRVRQPQRVVRQSPPPKVIKATPKPVPRAVTPPPAPAPSPVATPNPQLRSQLSNLRSDRAEQTKVLTGRGNPQAPSVAPSNTNRTPVAAGPRTVRQPRETGDSGSNTLSCRRCPEPRYPASARRRGVEGTPKVAFFVDRDGNVSNPQLVQSSGDADLDAAALKQVTRWKYNDLKRGRRVVLRVRFVLN
- the xth gene encoding exodeoxyribonuclease III; translated protein: MKIATWNVNSVRTRLEQVIDWLRQTPVDVLCLQETKVVDADFPRSPFEHLGYYVYTSGQKSYNGVAILCQQPLQDVSTGFAPLLVESGSVESELLVALDEQKRVITGTLDRVRIVNLYVPNGAAVGSEKYDYKLGWLKVLREYLRSQLLVSPAMCVCGDFNIAPDERDLHDPDKLTGQIMASEPERQALREILALGFADAFRKFIAEGGHYSWWDYRTAAFRRNLGWRIDHLYLSPELYQQAIACWIDPTPRKLPKPSDHTPVVVEF
- a CDS encoding DUF1816 domain-containing protein, whose amino-acid sequence is MKLIDQIKQVFAGFRVAQETDWWVEIITTKPHCTYYFGPFSSHDEAKAAYPGYVEDLDGEGAQGIAIVIKRCQPTELTICDEEEIQDN
- a CDS encoding cation diffusion facilitator family transporter encodes the protein MLNSHSHHGHSHNDIHGCTCHTLSNYDRKIKLLWTALIAIASFAAIEFGVGYWSHSLALQAESGHLLSDSFALALSLLAAWFVQRQAAKGENFAHMRIEAIAAVLNGLGLVAIAVWIAIESVSRLQSPPTEILSLPMLVTAGVGLGVNGFNVFLLHDSSHHDLNVRGAFLHILADLISSIGVIVAAIAIWLMHWLWVDGAVGLFVSSLIFISAIPLIIQSLTSIRNKVSLE